CGGAGCTACGGGGGGGAGAGTCTTGGGCCGCTGGAGGAGGCGCTGACGCGGCACGGCGCCCGGGAGGCGAAGCTCGAAGAGCCCGGCCTCGCCGAGTTTCTGCTGAAGGCCTGCCGGGGGGACTACGCCGGGCTCCTGCCCCAGGGCTGGCACCACCGGACGGCCACGGCGCGGACGATGGAGGAGGAGCTGGCCGGGGCGCGGATTCTGGTCCGGGGCGAGGCCGGAGCCGTCGAGGCGGCGCTGGTCGTCAACCCCAGCACGCAGTATGACGAGGACCTGGACCTGGACCTGGTCGCGGGCCCGGCGGAAGCGGTCGCGCAAAACCTTCTGCCCTGGCTGGGGCCGCTGGCCGTGGAGATGGGGCGGACGGATGTGGGCGGCGCCGTCCCGGAGAGGTTTGTGGGGAAATTCCTCGCGGCCGGGTTCCGGATTCCCGAGGGGTTCACGCGGCAGATGGTCTTCGAGCTGCGCCTGCCGTGAGGTTCCCATCCCCCCTCTCCCAGTGGGAGCGGCTCGCCGACGGGGATGGGGGTGAGGGCTTCCCTACAACAAATCGGGCCGACCTGAATGTCGGCCCCTACGAGGGCGGCACACGATTCACACTTTTAACGTAGGAGCTGACCGACCGGTACGCCCGTTTTTTTCTAAGGTAGCCCTCACCCTCAGTCCCTCTCCCACGGGGAGAGGGAAGCCGCACCGACCCTCACCCTAGCCTGAGCCCCGCGGTCTGCGATGACGT
The sequence above is a segment of the bacterium genome. Coding sequences within it:
- a CDS encoding GNAT family N-acetyltransferase, whose protein sequence is MEFRPAGPADADRVRDICRDIWEGRDYLMGAIDRWIAEGGVYVGVVEGEVVGLSRIKRLGADDWWLEGLRVAPGSQGKGYGKLLHRAIMEELRRRAHGVVRFCTADTNRSVPLARRDGFLEILNLPFLDRSYGGESLGPLEEALTRHGAREAKLEEPGLAEFLLKACRGDYAGLLPQGWHHRTATARTMEEELAGARILVRGEAGAVEAALVVNPSTQYDEDLDLDLVAGPAEAVAQNLLPWLGPLAVEMGRTDVGGAVPERFVGKFLAAGFRIPEGFTRQMVFELRLP